TTGGGGACGCCCTCCTCGACGACGCGCTCGGTGGGCACGTCCTCGGGCAGCGTGGCGACGGCCTCGTCGACCGCTTGACGGGCGCGCTCGCGCTCGGAGGCGAGCCACGCGTCGGGAGCGATCCCGGACGACGGGCTCTCGAAGCGGTTGCGCGTGTCGACGACCGAGAGGACGTGCACGGTCGCGCCGTGGGTCTCGGCCAGGTGGCCGGCGTGGTCGACGGCGGCCGTGGTCGCCTCGCTGCCGTCCGTGGGGAGCAGGATGTCGTCGTACATCAGATCCCCCCGACCGCCATACCGAACAGCGCGACGGCGATGACCGCGAACAGGCCGCCGACGAACGTCTTGATCGTGTCGGTCTCCAGCGCGTTAGAGACGTAGGGGG
This DNA window, taken from Halosimplex litoreum, encodes the following:
- a CDS encoding universal stress protein — encoded protein: MYDDILLPTDGSEATTAAVDHAGHLAETHGATVHVLSVVDTRNRFESPSSGIAPDAWLASERERARQAVDEAVATLPEDVPTERVVEEGVPKSAILDYVAENGPDLVVMGTHGRTGLDHYLIGSVAENVVRESPAPVMTVRVDE